GCCATCCCCCGAGTCTAGCCGGTACGAATCGCCCCGTCACCACGCCCAAGTTGAACGCTTACAGTGGACCAACCAGCGGTCCCCGCGCAGCCTCGCATCGAACATGTCCGTCCCCTTTAGTTCATCCCCGGCTTGGACTATGACATGAAGGTGGCGAAAGTGGACTTCGATGCGGCTGCAGCTGTCGCGTCAACGAGAGGCGTGACGCTGGAGCAAAAATACGTGTCTTCAGTTTCTGACCTGCTTGATACAGTGAATGATGTGCCAATGTCGATTCAAGTATTTCGTCTTGACAATGAATCGGAGGGGAAGGGGGTCTATCACCAAGTCACAATCCGAAGAGCGGATGGAGATGAACCGATGTTCCGGATAACAAATTTGTACGGTAAAGGAGGAATAGATTCATTTACACCGTCCGACCTTCGTGGATACTTTCGGGCTGACGAGGACCGGCCGAGAGCGCGTATCGTTATGCACCGAAGTGGTGAGTACGTGATAGTAGCTAGACCGAAATAATGAGGCGATGTAAAATGAAAACCATTGGCTGTATCTGTGTGCTCGTTGTGATCAGCGTATTGCTTGATTGTCGCGTTGCCGGGGCCGGTTCGCAGTTGCGGGTGGAGATAGGCCCGTATCGAGCGGAGTCTTTTGATTGGGTGACGCTTGGAACGATGGTGATTGTGCGGGATCCGTTAGGGGACGGATGTCTGCTGTATCGGGATCGCCGTGGAGAGTTCGTGATGATTACCCGAAATATTCTCGGTGTAGCGGCAATTGTTAATGCCGAGGTGCCCGTTTCGGAACGGCTCAGTTTCATTAGGTCAAAACTGCTTGGCGTTCTTTCCGTGGTATTTCCAAATCCGACTGAAAATACCATTGATGATACCTACATGCGGAGCAGATCTAGGCAGAAGATGTGGCCGACTCGCCCAAGTGCCGATTTGGTCGCCCGATCGTACTCGATTCTACAGCAGTTCCATGCTCCCAGACTCGAGGTTGATGGAAATAGGTGGATTTGGACCTACTACGTTACCGATGAGGAGGGGGGCGTGGCGTCCAAAATGGCCCGCGGTGATATTACTCCCTTTTCAATCGCCGAGGTGAGGACCGAAACTGTGATTCCAGCTGGTACTATCGCGCCGACCGTTCGACTACATGGGCGTGACGCTGAAGACACTGAGTCAGAGTAGCAGGCCGTTACGGTACCGGTCCGAAGGGGCTTTCAGCAGCCGGCCACGCCGAGTACACTGGGGCGGTCTTGGCCGGGCTGACGAACACCGTCCGCTCGTACGCCTTCACGTAATGCACCGGTGCCCGCCGGGCGAGCACCTCGATGCGCTGTAAGCGTAGCTTTGGGTGCCTTGTAAGTACGAGAGTTACGGCTGGCGTGCGATTGGGAGTCTCGTACGTACGAGACCTACGATCAGGCGCGCTTCCAGCGTGGTAAGCGTCCGGCCGGCCTTTCAATTACCCACATTTCTTCCTGACGAGCGCGGCCGTGGGTGAGCAGAAGTGCCTAATATCTGGACGATTATGATACACTGCGCCTAAGGAGGTGCAGCTTGGACAAGGGACCGATGGGGTTCTGTCAAACCGGTCAAAAGGGGTCATCCCTTACCTTTTACCTTGAGGAGGGGAGGGCGGAGTGACATGGGGAGGAGGCATGGCGCGCAAGTGGCGAGTGGAGTACCCCGGGGCGGTGTACCACGTGATCAATCGCGGGAACTATCGGGCGTGGGTGTTTCGTGAAGAGGGGGCGCGGGACGCGTTCGAGGCGTGCCTGGCGGAGGCGGCGGAGCGGTACGGGTGGGTGCTGCATGCGTGGGTGGTCATGAGCAATCACTTCCATTTGGCGCTCGAAACGCCGGCGGGGAATCTGGTGGCGGGGATGCAGTGGCTGCAAAGCGTGTACGCGAATCGGTTCAACCGGTACCGCGGAGAGAACGGGCAGTTGTTCCAGGGACGATACAAGGCGCTGCTGGTGGAGAAGGGGACCGCCTTGGGGCAGGTGTGTGATTATATTCATCTGAATCCCGTGCGCGCCCGCATGATCACGGTGGAGACACTTGGGAACTACGGCCACGGGAGCTATCGGTTCCTAGCCCGCCCGAAGGCGCGGCCGGCCTTTCTGGACGTGGCAGGCTTCCTGACGCAGGCCGGAGGTTTGGCGGACACACCGGCCGGCTGGGAATGCTACGCCGACTACATGGCGTGGCAGGCGGCGGAAGGACCCGCCGGACGCAACAAAGCCTATGTGAATCTGACGCGGGGTTGGGCGTTGGGAACCGAAGAGTTCAAGGCAACCGTCCTTCGCGAGCAGTTGGTGCCGGAGGACCATCATGCGTGGACCGGGGCCGACTGCCGGGAGGAGCGGAGCCTGCGCTGGCGGGCCGCACTGGATCGCTGTCTCGGATTAATCGGATGCAAATGTGCGGCCGGCGATTCGAAGTCAGCGGCGTGGAAGGTCGCGATCGCGACGCATCTGCGGCAGACCATGGGCGTGCCGAATGGCTGGCTGGCGGAGCACCTCGACATGGGTTCAGCGTTCTACGTCAGCAAGCACGTCGGGCTCGCGCGGAAGGCCGATCACCCGGCCGGCGTGTTCCTGCTCCAGCTGAGAAAGGCAAAGGGTAAGGGATGACCACTTATGGTCCGCTAGAATCTGGCTCACGCCATCCCGTCGGGGCACGCGTACGACAACAGTGACTTGAGTTGTCCGTTCCGGAAGGTCGCGGAGTTCGAGCACGGACGAAGAATGTTCAGCGCTGAACCGACGCCCCCATGGCTACGGGTCGGATCCTAAGCGCCGAGCGATGGAGGGCGCCCCTTCCGGGCGTGCCGTTTTCGCCCAGCGCGCTGCCAGGACGCTTGGGTTCCGCTGCTCAGCCGCTGCGGGCGGCGTCGGCGTAGGCGTCGACGATGCCGAGGGTGGGGTCCCAGTCGCGGGCCCAGCGTTCGAAGTCGGCGGGGCTGATCGAAAAGGCCTGGATGGTTTGCGCGTTGAGGCCGTTGAGCTGAGCAGTCACGGCGCCGATGAACGCGGGGCGCTCGGCCTCGGCGAGGTGGGCGCTGTTCATCGTGTTCACCACGACTTGGTGGGCGGTGTAGTTGTTGAGGCGATTGAAGACGATGGCGCGGACGAGCAGCATGATCCGCTGGCGGTGCTGCTCGGCCATGGCGGCGACCTGGGCGGGACTGGGGCGTGATGCGGGCAACGGGCGGGGCGCGCGCGGAGCGGGTGAAGCGGTGCCGGTGGAGGGCGTCGGGGTCGGGGACGGCGCAGGCGCAGGCTGGGCCCGACGCAATCCTCGCTGGCGGGCGCGCGCGAGCCGCGGGTCGGGGGCGGGGGCAGCGGATGCGTCGGACGAGGTCAGCCCGAAGCTGAGTCCGAGCGCCGCCAGGACGCGCTCGAGGGCGTGCAAGGTGATGACGCCCGTGGCTTCGAAACGCTGGTACGAACGGCTGGGAATGCCGGAACGGGCGACGACCTCGGCCTGGGTCCAGCCCAGCCGCAGGCGCTCCTGACGAACCCGGCTGGCGAGTGCCGAGGCAAGCGAAGTGCTCATGATGCTGCGCCGATGCTAGCAGCCCAAACTGAGATAACACGCCAAATCTGACGAGTTATCGCGGATAATACGCCAAAATTGGCGAGTTATCACGGCCGCCGCCGCGGCGCGGCGGCGGCCTAATGGAGAATGGAGAATGCGGAATGGAGAATGACGGGGCGCGGGTGCGGCCCCGGCGGTCGGAGCGCGCTTCGGCGGCGGATCGTGAGGTCGACCGGCGGGGAGAGTCGCGTCGGTGTCCCCAACGGACCGCAGCGGGCGCCCGTTTCCTTCGCCTTCAGGGCGAATGGCTAGAAGAGCGCGTCGAGCAAGCTGACGAGGTCGACGCTGTCGAGAACCGCTTCGGCGGTGCGCCGGATGCCGAGGGCGGCGAAGGCGAGGAGGAGTCCGCTGCCGACGAACAGGCCGCCTGAAACCGCGACGGGCAGAGCGTCCAACGTGAGGTAGGCGGTGATCCCGAGCGCGACGCTGGCGAGCGCCAGCAGCGCGCGTTTCCACGGCTCCACCGTCTGGATACGCAACCGGGAGGCGTCCGCCCGCCGCTCCGCCGTGAGCGCACCGCGGTCGATCGCCTTCTGCGCGGCGCGCAGCGCTTGCCGTTCGAGGTAACGTTGGTGCGATTCCCAGCTCATTGGCGGATCGGAACGGATAAGCAGGCCAAGGCGAAGCTACTCCGCGCAACGCGCGAGGAGCCGGCGGCCGAGTTCGACGCGGCGGCGGTCGAACTGACGGTCGGAGCGCGAGAGGCGCGGGAGAATCCGTTCCCAACGCGGCGCGGCATACTTCAGCTCGCGCCGCGCAAGCTCGTCTGGGATTTCCAGGAGCGCGAGCGAGGTGAAGTAGAACGGAAACCGGGACCAGCCGCCGTCCTCCGTGCGCAGTCGGCTCAGCTCCTGCAGCCCGCGCCGCAATCGCTCCTCTGCCTCCGGAAACAGGCCGGTGGCGAGGTTGCGCCAATAGGCCGCGCTGCAGGTGCCGCAGCAATAGCACGAGGTCGAGTGGCCGCGCTGCTCCGTGGCGGCGAGCTGGGCGGACATGCCGGCCACGGCGCGTCGCAGGGCACCTGATACCGTTTGGTTCCTGACCTTGAGGACCGTGAGGATCCGGCAGCCCTCTTCGCCGAGCTGATGACCGACCCCCGCGCCCGTGCGGACAACTTCACCGGTGAAGAGCCGGATGCCACGCCAGTCGGAGCGGGTGGGCGCGAACATATCGGCGTAGGCGCCGGGTAGTCCCTGACGTCCGGCGATCCAGCCGGCGGCCCGGGATCGTTCCGCGGTAGAGATCGGACGCCGGAAGAAGAGAGCGTCGGCGACCGAATCAAGCGTGGCGGCAAGACTGGAGGAGTGGACGTGATTCATGTCGAGGCGGCGGCCGACGCTTCGGAAGTCTGTCGCTAGGCCGCCGCAAGGCCACTCTTTCGTGGTTCGAGGCGAGGCGTGCGATGTCGGGGCAGCTCATCCACGTCGACGAGGGACTCGCCCGTCATGTTGTTGGCGCCTTTCACCGGCGCGGTCCTGCCTTCGCCGCGTTGATGGTGCCCGGAGTGGGGGTCGAACCCACATGCCTTTAGAGGGCGACGGATTTTGAGTCCGTTGCGTCTGCCAATTCCGCCATCCGGGCCAGGAGTTCGCGGAACCTAGGTGGGCGGGGAACCGTGTCCATGCAATTTTGCGGGCCGGAAGATTGAACGTCCCTCCAGGACGCGGCGTCTCTCCCGGTGTTAGTTCCCCGTTCTTTTTGGGAAGTTCATAGTTTGCAGTTCAAGTCGGCAAGGGCGCCGGGGTTAACCTCGGCGCCCTTACTGTTTCCACTCGGGCGCGAGGCCCGACGCGGCGCCTGCGGCTCGTTCAGGCTCCGGTTGGGGTCGGCCGGGCATCTCCGCAGACCACCGGCGACGACTGCGCGGCGGCGGGGTGAGCTGCGGGTTGGGCGGCATCGAGTTCCAGCGTGAACCAGAAGCGCGAGCCGCTGCCGGGCACACTCTTCACCCCGATCTCGCCGTGCATCAGCTCGATCAGCCGCTTGCAGATCGCGAGCCCCAGCCCGGTGCCGCCGTGGCGCCGGCTGGTCGAGGGTTCCGCCTGGACGTAGGGCCGGAAGAGCAGGGCCTGCACGTGGGCGGGGATGCCGATGCCAGTGTCCATCACCTCAAACCGCAGCCGGAAGCGGGCGGAGGCGCGTTCGTCGAGGCGCACCTTGAGGACGACATTGCCGCCGCGCGGGGTGAACTTCACCGCGTTGCTCATCAGGTTGAGCACAATCTGCCGGAGCCGCACCGGGTCGCCGGAGACCGCGGTCGGCACGGCGGGATCGAGCTCGAGGAAGAGCTGGAGCCCCTTGGCGGAGGCGTCGTCGGAGCAGAGCAGCACCGCGAGCTGGAGCTGTTCCCGGAGGTCGAAATCGATGTGCTCAAGGGTGAGGCCGCCGGCCTCGATCTTGGAAAGGTCGAGCACGTCGTTGAGCATGGTGCGAAGGGAATGTCCCTCCCGGGTGAGCGCCTGGACGAGATCGGCCTGCTCCTGGGTGAGGGCGGTCCCGCGCAGGAGATTGCCGACGCCGAGCAAGCCGTTGAGCGCGGTGCGGATCTCGTGGCTGACCTGGGCGAGAAAATCGCGGCGGGCGGTGCCGGCGGCTTCCACGATGGCCTTCTCGCGGCGCAGTTCCTGGGCAATGAGCACCTGGCGGTCGAGCTCCTCGCGCAGCAGGCCGTTGCGCCGCTCCAGCTCGGCGATGCGGGCGTGGAGCTGCCGCTCGAGCTCGTCGACCGGGTCCTGGGCGGCGGTTGCTTCGGCAAAGAGCCGCCACCGGCGGAAGAAGGGGATGGCCACCCCGCGCGTCCCGCGGCGCAGGTTCGCGGCGAACACCAGGGTGGAGGACGTGGACGCGCCGGTCCGGGATCCCTGCCTGGCTTCGTTGAGGTGCGGATGCGGGTGAGTGGAGGTCATACTCCCTCCAAAGCGAGATTCCGGGGAGAAAGGGGCCACCGCCGCCATTTGCCGCCGGCGAAGCCGGCGGCAAATGGCGGAAAGGCTGAAGGGCCGAAGGGCTGAAAAGCTGAAGGTTCTGGCCTCCGGCCTCTGACCTCCGGCTTCAGGCCTCCGGCTTCCGGCCTCTGACCTCTGACCTCTGACGTCTGACATCCGACATCTGGCCTCCGGCTTCCGGCCTCCGGCCTCCGGCTTCTGACCTCTGACGTCTGACATCCGACATCTGGCCATCAGGCCTCCGGCCTCTGACCCAAGATGACACGTAGCGGAGGCGGAGTGTCATCTTTTGGCTTTGTATCGCGCGGGGCGGCTTCGCAGGCTCGTTGGCTGGTGAATGACGGAGACATCACGCTGATCCTCCAGCGGATCGAGCAGGGCGACCCCCACGCAGCCGAGCAGTTGTTACCCCTGGTGTACGACGAGCTGCGGCGGCTGGCGGCGGCGCGCATGGCGCGGGAGCGGCCCGGGCAGACCTTGCAGCCGACGGCGCTGGTGCACGAGGCGTGGCTGCGGCTGGGCGGCGATGCGCAGCCGGCGTGGGCGAATCGGGCGCACTTCTTTGCCGCCGCGGCGGAGGGCATGCGGCGGATCCTCGTCGATGCCGCGCGACGGAAACAGGCGGCGCGCCACGGCGGCGGGCTGGCGAAGTTGAGCGCCAGCGAAACCGGTTTTGATGTCGCGGCGCTGGCGGAGGACGACGAGGAGCTGCTCCGGCTCAACGAGGCGCTCGACGCGCTCGCCGCCCACGACCCGCGCAAGGCCGAACTGGTGAAGCAGCGGTATTTCGCCGGGCTTACGCTCGAGGAGGCGGGGGAGGTGCTGGGCATCTCGCCGCGGACCGCGAAGCGCGACTGGGCATACGCGCGGGCCTGGCTGTTCAACGAAATGCAGCGCCTCCGCGCGTGACGCGTTCGCGCTCCCGCGTTTTCCGTCTCGACCCCATGGACGACCCCAACCCCTCAACGCCAGGCCTGCGCGACGACGAACTCTTTGCCGATGCGCTGGAGCTGCCGGTGGGGGCGCGCACGGAGCTGCTCGACCGCGTGTGCGCGGGCGACCCGGCGCGGCGGGCGCGGCTCGAGGCGCTGCTGGCGGCGCATGCGGGGGCGGGCGGCTTTCTGGAGGAGGGCCCCGCGGGCGTGCCGCGGCGGATCGAGGAACGCATCGGCGACGTGCTCGGGCGGTACCGGCTCGAGCAGAAACTGGGCGAAGGCGGCTGCGGGGCGGTGTACCTCGCGGAGCAGCAGGCGCCGGTGCGGCGGCGCGTGGCGCTGAAGGTGATCAAACTGGGGATGGACACCCGCGCGGTCATCGCGCGTTTCGAGGCGGAGCGGCAGGCGCTCGCGCTGATGGACCATCCCGACATCGCGCGGGTGTTCGATGCCGGCGCGACCGACGCCGGGCGGCCGTATTTCGTGATGGAGTACGTGGAGGGCATTCCGATCACGCGCTTCTGCGATGAACACGCGCTGCCGGTGCGGGCCCGGCTGGAGCTTTTCGCGCGCGTGTGCCTGGCGCTGCAGCATGCGCATCAGAAGGGCGTCATTCACCGCGACGTGAAGCCCTCGAACATCCTCGTGGCGCTCGTCGACGGGGTGCCGGCGCCGAAGGTGATCGATTTTGGCATCGCGAAGGCGACGCAGGATCGGCTGACGGACCGCACGCTCGTCACGGCGGTGGGACAGTTCATCGGCACGCCGGCGTACATGAGTCCGGAGCAGGTGGACCAGCGGGACGTCGACGTGGACATTCGCAGCGACGTGTACGCGCTGGGCGTGCTCCTGTACGAGCTGCTGGCGGGGCGGCTGCCGCTGGAGCCGGGCACGCTGACGCAGGGCGGGCTGGACAGCTTTCGCCGACTGGCGCGGGAAGGCGCGGTCGTGCGACCCTCGGCCAAGGTGGCGGCGCTGGCGGCGGCGGAGCAGGCGGACGTGGCGCGAGGGCGGAGCACGACGCCGCGCGCGCTGGTGGCGGCGTTGCGCGGGGACCTGGATTGGATCACGGCGCGCTGCCTGGAGAAGGACCCGGACCGCCGGTACGGCACCGCGCGGGAGCTGGCGGCCGACGTGCTGCGGCATGTGCGCCGGGAGCCGGTGGAGGCGCGGCCGCCCGGCGCGCTGTACCGCGTCGAGCGATTCGTGGCGCGCAACCGGCTCGCGTGCGCGAGCGCGGCGGCGGTGCTGGCGGCGCTCCTGGCGGGTACGGGCGTGAGCGTGTGGCAGGCGGTGCGGGCGACGCGCGCGGAGGGCGTGGCGGTGGCGGCGCGGCAGACGGAGGCCCAGGCGCGCCGGGACGCGCAGCGCCGGCAGGAGCAGGCGGAGGACCTGCTGACCTTCATGCTGGGGGACTTTCACGCCGAGCTGAAGAAAGTGGGCCGGTTGCAGCTCCTCGATGCGGTGGGGGAGAAGGCGATGACCTATTTCGCCGGACTGAAACCGCAGGACCTGACGGACACGGCGCTGACGCGGCAGGCCAAGGCGCTGACGCAGATCGGGGAAGTGCGTCTGGATGAGAACCGCCTCGCGGAGGCGGAGGCGGCATTTGCGGCGGCGCAGGCGCGTGCCGCCGCCCTGGCCGGGCGGCATCCGCAGAACGCGGACATGATCTTCGAACGCGGGCAGGCGGAGTTCTGGATCGCGGCGGTGGCCCGCAAGCGCGGCGCGCTACCGGTGGCGCTGGAGTGGATCGGCCGCTATCGCGATACCGCGACGGCGCTCATGGCCGTGGAAGGACGGAGCCGGCGCGCGCGGCTCGAGTTGTCCTACGCGCACGACAACCTGGCGGTGCTGGCGTTTGAGCTGGGGAAGCTGGAGGAGGCGCGGCGCGGGTTCGAGAGCGAGAAGACCGAGACCGAGGCGTTGCTGGCGGAGACGCCGGACGATCGCGCGCTGCGCGCGCGGCTGGCCGAGGTGTCGTCGTGGCTGGGCAGCGTGGCGGAGCGCGAAGGCCGCTACCAGGACGCGCTGGCCTCGTATCGCGAGATGCAGACCGGGTACGCGGCGCTGGCGCGGGCGGAGCCCGGCGTGGCGCGCTGGCAGATTCGCCTGGCGGAGAGCATGACCTTTGGCGGGATCGCGCTCGCGATCCTCGAGCGGCGTGACGCGGCCGTGGAGGCGTTTGCGCAATCAGAGCGAACGCTGCAGGAACTGGTGACGAAGGACCCGAAGAACCGGCGCTGGCAGACGTATCTCCTCAACCTGCGCCTGGAGCAGGCGGCGGTGCAGCGGGCGCGCGGCGACGCGGCGGTGCTCGCGACGCTGGTGAAGACCCGCACGCAATTGCAGGAACTCGCCACCGCGGAGCCGAGTTCACGCACGATCGCGCGGTGCCTGGGCGTGGCGTGGCAACTCGAGGCGGCGCTGCAGTTCGCTGCTGGCGACGCGGGCGCGGCGGCGGTGGCGGTGGCGCGCGCGACGGAGATCGGCGACGGGCAGATCGACCAGCAGCGCGCCAACACCCGCATCCTGGCCGAGGCGGCCCAGTCCCACCTGCTCGCCGGCAGAATCGCGGCGGCGGTGGGAGATCGCGACGGCGCGCGGCGGCATTGGGAACGCGTGCTGGCGGTTTTGGAGTCCAGGTTGGATGCCTCGCGCGATGGGCGCGTGCTCGACCCGGCGGCGCAGGCGCTCGTCCTGCTCGGGCGGACGCCGGAGGCCCGACCCTTGCTCAGCCGCCTCCGCGAGACCGGCTATCACTCCACGGACCCTTTGGCGGAGCCCACCCTGGGTTCCGTCGCGCCGGCTACCGGCGATTACCGCAAACAATGAGATCCAGCCAACATGTATAAAGCCACGGTTAAGGTGAATGTGCAGTTGTTCACAGAGAAGGTCGGCGAGTATGGCGTTCGCGACATCGACGCCTACCTGAACGACCTGAAGGACGTCTCCGCGAGACCACGTCCGGATGGAAAACCCGTGTTCGTCCTCGACGAACCGAAGCGAGGCGAGGAGCAG
This genomic window from Opitutus sp. ER46 contains:
- a CDS encoding sigma-70 family RNA polymerase sigma factor, whose translation is MNDGDITLILQRIEQGDPHAAEQLLPLVYDELRRLAAARMARERPGQTLQPTALVHEAWLRLGGDAQPAWANRAHFFAAAAEGMRRILVDAARRKQAARHGGGLAKLSASETGFDVAALAEDDEELLRLNEALDALAAHDPRKAELVKQRYFAGLTLEEAGEVLGISPRTAKRDWAYARAWLFNEMQRLRA
- a CDS encoding ATP-binding protein, which translates into the protein MTSTHPHPHLNEARQGSRTGASTSSTLVFAANLRRGTRGVAIPFFRRWRLFAEATAAQDPVDELERQLHARIAELERRNGLLREELDRQVLIAQELRREKAIVEAAGTARRDFLAQVSHEIRTALNGLLGVGNLLRGTALTQEQADLVQALTREGHSLRTMLNDVLDLSKIEAGGLTLEHIDFDLREQLQLAVLLCSDDASAKGLQLFLELDPAVPTAVSGDPVRLRQIVLNLMSNAVKFTPRGGNVVLKVRLDERASARFRLRFEVMDTGIGIPAHVQALLFRPYVQAEPSTSRRHGGTGLGLAICKRLIELMHGEIGVKSVPGSGSRFWFTLELDAAQPAAHPAAAQSSPVVCGDARPTPTGA
- a CDS encoding serine/threonine-protein kinase, with the translated sequence MDDPNPSTPGLRDDELFADALELPVGARTELLDRVCAGDPARRARLEALLAAHAGAGGFLEEGPAGVPRRIEERIGDVLGRYRLEQKLGEGGCGAVYLAEQQAPVRRRVALKVIKLGMDTRAVIARFEAERQALALMDHPDIARVFDAGATDAGRPYFVMEYVEGIPITRFCDEHALPVRARLELFARVCLALQHAHQKGVIHRDVKPSNILVALVDGVPAPKVIDFGIAKATQDRLTDRTLVTAVGQFIGTPAYMSPEQVDQRDVDVDIRSDVYALGVLLYELLAGRLPLEPGTLTQGGLDSFRRLAREGAVVRPSAKVAALAAAEQADVARGRSTTPRALVAALRGDLDWITARCLEKDPDRRYGTARELAADVLRHVRREPVEARPPGALYRVERFVARNRLACASAAAVLAALLAGTGVSVWQAVRATRAEGVAVAARQTEAQARRDAQRRQEQAEDLLTFMLGDFHAELKKVGRLQLLDAVGEKAMTYFAGLKPQDLTDTALTRQAKALTQIGEVRLDENRLAEAEAAFAAAQARAAALAGRHPQNADMIFERGQAEFWIAAVARKRGALPVALEWIGRYRDTATALMAVEGRSRRARLELSYAHDNLAVLAFELGKLEEARRGFESEKTETEALLAETPDDRALRARLAEVSSWLGSVAEREGRYQDALASYREMQTGYAALARAEPGVARWQIRLAESMTFGGIALAILERRDAAVEAFAQSERTLQELVTKDPKNRRWQTYLLNLRLEQAAVQRARGDAAVLATLVKTRTQLQELATAEPSSRTIARCLGVAWQLEAALQFAAGDAGAAAVAVARATEIGDGQIDQQRANTRILAEAAQSHLLAGRIAAAVGDRDGARRHWERVLAVLESRLDASRDGRVLDPAAQALVLLGRTPEARPLLSRLRETGYHSTDPLAEPTLGSVAPATGDYRKQ
- a CDS encoding helix-turn-helix transcriptional regulator; the encoded protein is MSTSLASALASRVRQERLRLGWTQAEVVARSGIPSRSYQRFEATGVITLHALERVLAALGLSFGLTSSDASAAPAPDPRLARARQRGLRRAQPAPAPSPTPTPSTGTASPAPRAPRPLPASRPSPAQVAAMAEQHRQRIMLLVRAIVFNRLNNYTAHQVVVNTMNSAHLAEAERPAFIGAVTAQLNGLNAQTIQAFSISPADFERWARDWDPTLGIVDAYADAARSG
- a CDS encoding transposase, which produces MARKWRVEYPGAVYHVINRGNYRAWVFREEGARDAFEACLAEAAERYGWVLHAWVVMSNHFHLALETPAGNLVAGMQWLQSVYANRFNRYRGENGQLFQGRYKALLVEKGTALGQVCDYIHLNPVRARMITVETLGNYGHGSYRFLARPKARPAFLDVAGFLTQAGGLADTPAGWECYADYMAWQAAEGPAGRNKAYVNLTRGWALGTEEFKATVLREQLVPEDHHAWTGADCREERSLRWRAALDRCLGLIGCKCAAGDSKSAAWKVAIATHLRQTMGVPNGWLAEHLDMGSAFYVSKHVGLARKADHPAGVFLLQLRKAKGKG